A part of Hippopotamus amphibius kiboko isolate mHipAmp2 chromosome 16, mHipAmp2.hap2, whole genome shotgun sequence genomic DNA contains:
- the LOC130838460 gene encoding 60S ribosomal protein L22-like 1, with the protein MVPKKDKKPKKSTWKFNLDLTRPVEDGMFDSGNVEQFLWEKVKVNRNTGNLGNVVHNERFKNKITVVAEKQFSKRYLKYLTKKYLKKNSLGDWLRVVASDKET; encoded by the coding sequence ATGGTGCCGAAGAAAGACAAGAAGCCTAAGAAGTCAACCTGGAAGTTTAATCTGGACCTTACTCGGCCAGTAGAGGATGGAATGTTTGATTCTGGAAATGTTGAACAGTTTCTATGGGAGAAGGTGAAAGTGAATAGAAACACTGGAAATCTTGGGAATGTCGTTCACAATGAACGCTTCAAGAATAAAATCACAGTTGTTGCTGAGAAACAGTTCTCTAAAAGGTATTTGAAATACCTTACCAAGAAATACCTCAAAAAGAACAGTCTTGGTGATTGGCTTCGTGTGGTTGCATCTGACAAGGAGACTTAG